The stretch of DNA ATATCGCCCAGGCAAAAGCCGAAGAACGACGCGCCATGGCCGTTGCGCAGGAGCAGGAGAACCTAGCGCGCGTACAGGAAATGCGGGCCAAGGTAGTGGAAGCGGAAGCGGATGTACCGCTGGCGCTCGCAGAAGCGCTGCGTTCCGGAAACATGGGTGTGATGGATTATATGAACTATCAGAATATCAATGCTGATACGACAATGCGTGACAGCATCGGCGGCATCTCGCAAGGCGATAAAGATGAGGATGAGCTTTAAGTTCTAGAAAGGTGGCAGGAGCATGTTTGACATTCTGCAATTTCTCGTACCATTAGCAGTCGCTGCCATTGCTTTCTTCATTAATGCAGCCGGAAAAAAAGGCGGAAATGAAAAGGATCCAAGACGGACGCAGCCCCCAGTGAAAAATTGGCGGGAGAAGCAGCCGCGCAAGAGCCCTCGTCCGCAGCAGAAGCAGCAGGCGAAGGCTCCAGAGCTGGCCAAATCGGATCAGAAAGTGGATGACTTGAGGGACCAAGTCAAAGAGGCGATGGAACAAGTGGTCGCAGTGCAGGGCGCCTCTTCCGCCCGTCAGCAGGAGAAAGACCAATCGAAGGCCGAACCGATCAAGCTGAAACGGCCGACAAGCAGACAATTGGCCGAACAAGTGGTATGGTCGGAAATACTGGGAGAACCACGCGCAAAAAAACCGCATCGCATTTATAGTAAGCGAGTCCGTTGATGGACTCGCTTTTTTTTTCGTTCAATGGACTGTTCTTACTTTCTGCCCTTCCACATAGAATGTGCAGAGGGGAGCTGATGGGAATGAAAAAATGGCAGCAGCGAATTGGAAATTGGTTCACTGAGCATTTGGATATGCCTGCTGATGTAGTGCTTGAACTCCCTCGTATTACGACGATTGGCCATTTCCATGCCTATATCGAGAATCACAGGGGACTAGTGCTCTTTTCTGATAATGAACTAAGGCTGCGGCTCAATAAAGGCTTCCTGCGGATAACAGGGGAGTCCTTTGTGCTGAAAGTCATGCTGCCGGAAGAAATCTTGCT from Terribacillus sp. FSL K6-0262 encodes:
- the yqfC gene encoding sporulation protein YqfC gives rise to the protein MKKWQQRIGNWFTEHLDMPADVVLELPRITTIGHFHAYIENHRGLVLFSDNELRLRLNKGFLRITGESFVLKVMLPEEILLEGKMKEFKFIDS